One Echeneis naucrates chromosome 4, fEcheNa1.1, whole genome shotgun sequence genomic window, AATATGTGAAAGATATGTGACCATCCTGAAGGTGAGCTGCAGACCGGCAGCGTTGTCTGgcaaggtgagagagagaacagcagTGTCTTTGCCACAGGAACCACTGGTACTGACGCTGGATGGTTCCAGGTTAAAATACCAGGTCTTCTGAGTGCACACAGGAAACAAGTATCACTTCACAACATCAGAAGTCATCCATTCTCTTCCCTTTTTGCCTTTAATATGAACAACAGTGTGACTAAATACAGTCAAATATAAAGTCATTGTTTTATGATGGTGAAACCAACTTCAAACACAAAGGGACaccgacacaaacacacacagacgcattCACAGGCAGACAATGGAGGGAAATGCACTACTCACAAATGAACAaccccacacacatgcacatgcacacccacacagtgcTTAGTCAGTCAGTGGCTTTAACCTTCTCTTGGATGACAATGTACTCTACTCCCATGGTGGCTTTGATGCAGGGTTTCCCAGCAAGGCTGGTCAGCGCGTAGGTGCCTGCgcacaaaacaaccacaaacacgcacacaaagtgcacacacacacacacacacacacatgcgcgcaaGAGAGAAATTTCTCTAAGATATGATGATGCAATATTAAAATTATTccctttcaaaatgttttactcgTGTTCTTTCATTCTTCATCTGCCACACATCTGAGATCATTTTATGACGTTGATTCTggttgagtgtttgtgtgagtacCTATGTGAGGAGTCGATTCAGATGGCTGCAAGACCGGCCTGTAGATCTGAGCTCCAGAGGGCAAGTCAAAGTTAGAGGCAGAGTTAACAGAGCTGTCATTTCTCCCTAGGTGGGCGCCTGGTGGAGGAAGAGACCTTTCATGTACATAATTATCTAGCATTTCAAACATCAAGACAGGTGATTTTTACCCTGGGATATCATATAAACTTCAACAGTTAGATTTGGTGCttcatttttgtctctgcttttttttttttttttttttttttgaacagccTGCATTTCTAAGATTTCCTTCACAGTCATTTCACATGTTCACTTAAACCACAGAACAAGGAACACAACGAGTGTGCGACCATCAGATCACACAGGCAACGATCACTGTGTGGGACAGGAAACCAGACCAACTTAACCCAAATTAGCTGTTCTGCAGTGACAGCACTGAATACTgcactattactattactaaaTGGACACCATTTAGTTTCAAACTATTGAAGCTTTATATATAAATCACAACCATCCCATTTTCATTCCCTGCAGTGTCACAGGAATTGGTGCATCATAAAACGCTGGTTAGTGCTGCAATGCATCATTTACATATAGTCACTGAtatgtgacatgaaaacattgGCGTTTAAATAACAGCGACACAGTGACCATGGTTGGCAAGGTTGTGAAAACCTCCTCTATCTTAGAGAAAACCTATCCATCTAATTGCCATGTGTGGGTGAATATCATCAAGTTTACCTGGGATAAGAGCAGCCACGAAGAAAAGGCACCATCCTCCCGTGTGACCCCTTTGAGGCATAGTTAGAAAAAGAAAGCATAAAGCAGAGAAGAATAGCACCACTACAGCCGGGGGCTCTGCAGCTTTTGTGTGGTGGAACAAAGTTAAAACTGTCAGACACCTAAGAAGTTCCTGCAGAGCAAATAAAGTGCCAAAGAGGCGGGACTCTTCTAACACTTCTAACTGTAACCTCTTGATAGTTCAGTAGGCATATAGTGAAGCATTTGAGAGACTCAGCTAATACTGACTTTATGTACTTCATGCGTGATTACTggttgcaaaacaaaaatgcttaAGTTATAAATGAACTCCAAAT contains:
- the LOC115042468 gene encoding lysosome-associated membrane glycoprotein 3-like isoform X2; the encoded protein is MPQRGHTGGWCLFFVAALIPGAHLGRNDSSVNSASNFDLPSGAQIYRPVLQPSESTPHIGTYALTSLAGKPCIKATMGVEYIVIQEKTWYFNLEPSSVSTSGSCGKDTAVLSLTLPDNAAGLQLTFRMEKKFFFITKLAAHVSPQPVCQTCANKTYFGLLDHSRLFTTADGLSFKCQSGYLLLMSSELWIKLVPLQIQAFTLPKGKYGKEMECWADFNKQVVPVIVGAVVVGLILTLVLTHLFIKDRRRHGYEAL
- the LOC115042468 gene encoding lysosome-associated membrane glycoprotein 2-like isoform X1 yields the protein MPQRGHTGGWCLFFVAALIPGAHLGRNDSSVNSASNFDLPSGAQIYRPVLQPSESTPHIGTYALTSLAGKPCIKATMGVEYIVIQEKKTWYFNLEPSSVSTSGSCGKDTAVLSLTLPDNAAGLQLTFRMEKKFFFITKLAAHVSPQPVCQTCANKTYFGLLDHSRLFTTADGLSFKCQSGYLLLMSSELWIKLVPLQIQAFTLPKGKYGKEMECWADFNKQVVPVIVGAVVVGLILTLVLTHLFIKDRRRHGYEAL